One part of the Stigmatopora argus isolate UIUO_Sarg chromosome 8, RoL_Sarg_1.0, whole genome shotgun sequence genome encodes these proteins:
- the sbno2b gene encoding strawberry notch homolog 2b isoform X3, whose protein sequence is MSLMQFWTKLYSQLGRPLPKDLSCIDDLSTNSLFSSPTDSLSEYADAQSFISTDHLDTVPTLWDVSTSNTGTTAPAQSQLELKGSSRFQGLASLDDITAIISTPPLGGFQTQRTESPPEEEEEAEEEDSEELGHVDTYAEYRPSKSTIGISHPDIVVETNTLSSVPPPDITYTLSIPESTINSGLLSAQQLEAIIYACQQHEVILQNNQRAGFLIGDGAGVGKGRTVAGIILENYLKGRKKSLWFSISNDLKFDAERDLKDIDAPTIPVHALNKIKYGDTATSEGVLFATYSALIGESQAGGQHRTRIKQILDWCKPDFDGVIIFDECHKAKNATSTKMGKAVLDLQNKLPRARVVYASATGASEPKNMIYMSRLGIWGEGTPFRAFDDFLHAIEKRGVGAMEIVAMDMKVSGMYIARQLSFSGVSFRIEEIGLDSDFKLVYNKAAKLWAEALQVFMRAADDLGLVSRKSLWGQFWSSHQRFFKYLCIAAKVRCLVELAKKELEAGKCIVIGLQSTGESRTREVLDENDGHLDRFVSAAEGVFQSLVTKHFPSEKQRREKAPGVKRKRKPRTRHPKVPKHSVDSGGVISIISDDSSTDSDGMDTDSNSSPDSLLDNDDVIFVNHTNCHTVRIEEMKQDLLNKISQLGKELPLNTLDELIDKFGGPDKVSEMTGRKGRVVRRPDGSVRYESRAEQGLTIDHINLKEKDRFMSGEKLVAIISEAASSGISLQADKRVKNQRRRVHMTLELPWSADRAIQQFGRTHRSNQVTAPEYIFLISELAGERRFASIVAKRLESLGALTHGDRRATETRDLSKYNFENKYGTKALDKITKAILGHIENKVPVPNGYPGGDAMFFRDMKHGMMDVGIFCREPRFGINTEKDCSITKFLNRILGLDVHKQNYLFQYFTDNFDYLIEKDKKEGKYDMGILDLAPGNDEIYEEQQETFMTVGNPQDGQVVLYKISVDRGMPWDEANNRFVNLTGAEEGFYLSYKLRGNQPCVLLAEQGRGKNFIVYKPNIGKQTQAESLDNLQQRYRKVTPEEAKDCWESQFNFSLKKCCHAKGNGKCKKVEEGQECFQGMRLRQYHMLCGALLRVWKRVSDVVSDITSSNILQIVRLKTKQHNKQVGIKIPENCVARLREELLQMDEEVKRRRKEREKQALEHRLVEERKRKMEQDHKHLLANLSSQKAMPNQSLAQSLVHSQLLKQKLNLHQKTQVGGMSQLQRMQAVLQQQQQQQHPQAQGLLPLPRTSGSQLTTSGWPGGKSTPSKQAAARNAALHGASFPQFYPQSFLSSFPQLLPLHQSPRAPSQKAQDEILDLTVSSPSPSPDSTEGGRGGAFADDFNLESLISQTAAQLPPPPPNRTHQDFLDLFDLPLSSPMAAASAQKASPSSSSSASSLIQTPLFSNPPSSGSSSQFAPPRFGNYLLPQLDSLPLPNGHCGSGALDAREALNSMLQGAGPDRKSVIQYRQQD, encoded by the exons ACTCAAAGAACCGAGTCACCcccagaggaggaggaggaagcagAGGAAGAGGATTCAGAGGAACTGGGCCATGTCGACACATATGCTGAGTACAGACCATCCAAAT CTACTATTGGAATTTCCCATCCTGACATAGTGGTGGAGACTAACACGCTGTCGAGTGTCCCCCCTCCGGACATCACATACACTCTGTCTATACCTGAATCCACCATTAACAGTGGCTTGCTGTCTGCCCAGCAGCTAGAAGCCATCATCTACGCCTGTCAG CAACACGAAGTTATCCTGCAGAACAACCAACGAGCAGGCTTCCTAATTGGGGATGGGGCCGGTGTGGGAAAGGGACGTACCGTTGCAGGAATCATTCTGGAAAACTACCTTAAGGGAAGGAAAAAATCACTATG GTTCAGCATATCCAATGACCTGAAATTTGATGCAGAGCGAGATCTCAAAGACATAGATGCACCGACTATTCCCGTGCATGCCTTAAACAAA ATTAAGTATGGAGACACAGCTACCTCAGAAGGAGTCCTCTTTGCGACCTACTCTGCGTTGATTGGCGAAAGCCAAGCGGGAGGGCAGCACCGCACGCGGATTAAGCAGATCCTGGACTGGTGCAAGCCGGATTTTGACGGAGTT ATTATTTTTGATGAATGCCACAAAGCTAAGAATGCCACGTCGACAAAGATGGGCAAAGCGGTGCTTGATCTGCAAAACAAGCTGCCGCGGGCCAGAGTGGTGTATGCCAGTGCCACAG GTGCCTCTGAGCCAAAGAACATGATCTACATGAGCCGCCTGGGTATCTGGGGTGAGGGCACGCCCTTCAGGGCCTTCGATGACTTCCTGCACGCCATCGAGAAGAG GGGGGTGGGCGCCATGGAGATTGTTGCCATGGACATGAAAGTGAGTGGGATGTACATAGCCAGGCAGCTGAGCTTCTCAGGGGTGTCATTCCGGATTGAAGAAATCGGACTGGACAGCGACTTCAAGCTGGTCTACAACAAAGCCGCCAAATTG TGGGCGGAGGCACTGCAGGTCTTCATGCGCGCCGCCGACGACCTGGGCCTGGTCAGCAGGAAGTCCCTGTGGGGCCAGTTCTGGTCGTCACACCAGCGCTTTTTCAAATACCTCTGTATCGCTGCCAAGGTCCGCTGCCTGGTGGAATTGGCCAAGAAAGAGCTGGAGGCAGGAAAG TGCATCGTTATTGGCCTGCAGTCTACCGGGGAATCGCGCACCAGAGAAGTTCTGGATGAAAACGACGGCCATCTTGACAGATTTGTCTCTGCCGCAGA GGGAGTTTTCCAGTCCCTGGTTACCAAACACTTTCCTTCTGAGAAGCAGCGGCGAGAGAAAGCACCCGGGGTCAAAAGAAAAC GTAAGCCTCGAACTCGTCATCCCAAAGTACCCAAACACTCGGTGGACAGCGGCGGCGTCATTAGCATTATCAGCGACGATAGCAGCACCGACTCTGATGGCATGGACACCGATTCCAACTCCTCGCCTGACTCGCTGCTAGACAACGATGACGTCATCTTCGTCAACCACACAAACTGCCACACCG TCCGAATAGAGGAGATGAAGCAAGATCTTTTGAACAAGATTTCACAACTAGGAAAAGAACTACCTCTCAACACCCTTGACGAGCTCATTGATAAGTTCGGAGGGCCCGATAAAGTCTCCGAG ATGACTGGGCGTAAGGGTCGTGTGGTGCGACGTCCTGACGGTAGCGTCCGTTACGAGTCACGTGCTGAGCAGGGTCTCACCATCGACCACATCAACCTCAAGGAGAAAGACCGCTTTATGAGTGGAGAGAAG CTGGTAGCCATCATCTCTGAAGCGGCCAGCTCTGGAATTTCCCTGCAGGCAGACAAGCGGGTGAAAAACCAGCGGCGGCGTGTCCACATGACATTGGAGCTACCTTGGAGTGCAGACAGGGCCATTCAGCAGTTTG gtcgTACCCATCGGTCCAATCAGGTGACTGCTCCAGAGTACATCTTCCTCATCTCGGAGCTTGCCGGCGAAAGACGTTTTGCTTCCATCGTGGCAAAGAGACTGGAGAGCCTG GGCGCTTTAACACATGGAGACAGAAGAGCGACTGAGACCAGAGACCTGAGCAAGTACAATTTTGAAAACAAG tatgGTACCAAGGCGCTGGATAAAATCACCAAAGCAATCTTGGGGCACATAGAGAACAAGGTGCCTGTCCCCAATGGTTACCCCGGGGGTGACGCCATGTTCTTCAGAG ATATGAAACATGGCATGATGGATGTGGGCATTTTCTGTCGCGAACCACGTTTTGGCATTAACACAGAGAAAG ACTGCAGTATAACCAAATTTTTAAACCGAATCCTCGGCCTGGATGTCCACAAGCAAAACTATCTCTTCCAGTACTTCACCGACAATTTTGATTATCTAATTGAGAAGGACAAGAAGGAGGGAAAATATGACATGGGCATCTTAG ACCTAGCTCCGGGGAATGATGAGATTTACGAGGAGCAGCAGGAAACCTTCATGACAGTGGGAAACCCTCAGGATGGCCAGGTGGTTCTTTATAAG ATCAGTGTTGACAGGGGTATGCCTTGGGATGAAGCCAACAACAGGTTTGTCAATCTCACTGGTGCTGAGGAGGGCTTCTACCTGTCGTACAAA CTACGAGGTAACCAACCGTGCGTTCTACTTGCTGAGCAAGGGAGAGGTAAAAACTTCATCGTCTACAAGCCCAACATCGGCAAGCAGACTCAGGCTGAGAGCCTTGACAACTTGCAGCAACGCTATCGAAAG GTAACGCCAGAGGAGGCCAAGGACTGCTGGGAGAGCCAGTTCAACTTTTCATTAAAGAAGTGTTGCCATGCTAAAGG GAATGGCAAGTGCAAGAAAGTGGAGGAAGGCCAGGAGTGCTTCCAGGGCATGCGCCTCCGCCAGTACCACATGCTCTGCGGCGCTCTGTTGCGCGTGTGGAAGCGTGTGTCGGACGTGGTTTCCGACATCACCAGCTCCAACATCCTGCAGATTGTTCGACTCAAAACCAAGCAGCACAACAAGCAAGTCG GCATCAAGATCCCCGAGAACTGCGTGGCCCGCTTGCGCGAGGAGCTCCTGCAAATGGACGAGGAGGTGAAGCGACGGCGCAAGGAGCGCGAGAAGCAGGCCCTGGAGCATCGCCTGGTCGAGGAGCGCAAGCGCAAGATGGAGCAGGACCACAAGCACCTCCTGGCCAATCTGTCCAGCCAGAAAGCCATGCCTAACCAGTCTCTGGCTCAGTCCCTGGTCCACAGCCAGCTTCTCAAGCAGAAACTGAACCTGCACCAAAAGACACAGGTTGGGGGCATGTCTCAGCTCCAGAGGATGCAGGCGGtcttacaacaacaacagcagcagcagcaccctCAGGCCCAGGGTTTACTCCCTTTACCGAGGACAAGCGGGTCCCAATTGACAACGAGCGGCTGGCCCGGGGGCAAGTCGACCCCCTCCAAGCAGGCCGCGGCGCGCAACGCGGCCCTCCACGGCGCCAGCTTCCCCCAATTCTACCCGCAGTCCTTTTTATCCTCCTTTCCGCAGCTCCTCCCCCTGCACCAAAGCCCACGCGCTCCTTCCCAAAAAGCCCAGGACGAGATTCTGGACCTGACCGTCAGCTCGCCGTCGCCCTCTCCGGACAGCACGGAGGGCGGACGCGGCGGAGCGTTCGCCGACGATTTCAACTTGGAGTCGCTCATTTCGCAGACGGCCGCTCAGCTCCCCCCGCCTCCCCCCAACCGCACCCACCAAGATTTTCTCGACCTATTCGACCTGCCGCTCTCGTCCCCCATGGCCGCCGCCTCCGCGCAGAAGGCCAGCCCTTCTTCCTCGTCGTCCGCGTCCTCCCTCATCCAGACTCCGCTCTTCTCCAACCCCCCGTCCTCGGGCTCTTCGTCGCAGTTCGCCCCGCCTCGTTTCGGCAACTATCTCCTCCCCCAGTTGGACTCGCTCCCCTTACCCAACGGCCACTGCGGCTCCGGCGCCCTGGACGCGCGCGAGGCGTTGAACAGCATGCTGCAAGGGGCGGGTCCCGACCGCAAGTCCGTCATTCAGTACCGCCAGCAAGACTGA